A window of Bradyrhizobium sp. AZCC 1610 contains these coding sequences:
- a CDS encoding alpha/beta fold hydrolase, protein MIEMPPLQFAQTNGIRMGYYEAGPKSDAPPVILCHGWPEIAFSWRHQIKALGEAGIRVIAPDQRGYGATDRPEPVEAYDMEHLTGDLVGLLDHLKVDKAIFVGHDWGGFIVWQMPLRHIDRVAGVVGVNTPHWDRAPADPIELFRQRFGDKMYIVQFQDPGREPDRIFASRVEQTFDAFMRKPVARPEGTPEEQPIAGVGASPRLNLAFPQMIANYDAKHDPRTPILSPEEKKVFVDTFTKTGFTGGINWYRNFSRNWQRSEGLDHTVRVPSLMIMAENDAVLPPSAADGMERLVPDLEKYLVRDSGHWTQQEKPDEISAKLIEWRKKRFG, encoded by the coding sequence ATGATTGAAATGCCGCCGCTGCAGTTCGCTCAGACGAACGGTATTCGCATGGGCTACTACGAGGCGGGTCCGAAGTCGGACGCGCCGCCCGTCATCCTGTGCCACGGCTGGCCGGAAATCGCGTTTTCCTGGCGTCACCAGATCAAGGCCTTGGGCGAGGCCGGCATCCGGGTAATCGCGCCGGATCAGCGCGGCTATGGCGCCACCGACCGGCCCGAGCCGGTCGAGGCCTACGACATGGAGCATCTGACCGGCGACCTCGTCGGGCTGCTCGATCATCTCAAAGTCGACAAGGCGATCTTCGTCGGCCACGACTGGGGCGGTTTTATCGTCTGGCAGATGCCGCTGCGGCACATCGATCGCGTTGCCGGCGTCGTCGGGGTCAATACGCCGCATTGGGATCGCGCGCCGGCCGATCCGATCGAGCTGTTTCGTCAGCGCTTCGGCGACAAGATGTACATTGTGCAATTCCAGGACCCTGGCCGCGAGCCTGACAGGATTTTCGCAAGCCGCGTCGAACAGACCTTTGATGCGTTCATGCGCAAGCCGGTGGCGCGCCCCGAAGGTACACCGGAGGAACAGCCGATTGCCGGCGTCGGCGCGTCGCCGCGGCTCAATCTTGCGTTTCCGCAGATGATCGCAAATTACGATGCCAAACACGATCCGCGCACGCCGATCCTGTCGCCGGAAGAAAAGAAGGTGTTCGTCGATACTTTCACGAAGACCGGCTTTACCGGCGGCATCAACTGGTACCGCAACTTTTCGCGCAACTGGCAGCGCTCGGAAGGCCTCGACCATACCGTCCGCGTGCCGTCGCTGATGATCATGGCCGAGAACGACGCGGTGCTGCCGCCATCGGCCGCCGACGGCATGGAGAGGCTCGTTCCCGATCTGGAGAAATATCTCGTGCGCGACAGCGGCCATTGGACGCAGCAGGAAAAGCCGGACGAGATCAGCGCCAAGCTGATCGAATGGCGTAAGAAGCGGTTTGGGTGA